In Phenylobacterium zucineum HLK1, one DNA window encodes the following:
- a CDS encoding SDR family NAD(P)-dependent oxidoreductase, with protein sequence MAGRIIAITGAAGVLGQAVVKAAAAQGARLALIDHAKACPGPEGAFVQTGVDLTDAVQASAAMAAAGERLGGLDALLNIAGGFTWEKLEGGDPASWAAMHRLNVVTAANACRAAIPHLKASAAGRIVNVGSAAALKAGAGMGPYAAAKSGVHSLTQALAEELKADGVTVNAVLPSIIDTPTNRADMPDADFSAWVAPDDLAAVILFLASEAASAVTGALMPVTGRV encoded by the coding sequence ATGGCGGGACGCATCATCGCAATCACCGGCGCGGCCGGCGTGCTGGGCCAGGCCGTGGTGAAGGCCGCCGCCGCCCAGGGCGCGCGGCTGGCGCTCATCGACCATGCCAAGGCGTGTCCGGGCCCCGAGGGCGCGTTCGTGCAGACGGGCGTGGACCTGACCGACGCCGTGCAGGCCTCGGCCGCCATGGCCGCCGCCGGCGAGCGCCTCGGCGGGCTGGACGCGCTCCTGAACATCGCCGGGGGGTTCACCTGGGAGAAGCTGGAGGGCGGCGATCCCGCGAGCTGGGCCGCCATGCACCGGCTCAACGTCGTCACGGCCGCCAACGCCTGCCGCGCAGCGATCCCGCACCTGAAGGCCAGCGCCGCGGGCCGGATCGTCAATGTGGGCTCGGCCGCCGCGCTCAAGGCCGGCGCCGGCATGGGCCCCTATGCGGCCGCCAAGTCGGGGGTCCACAGCCTGACCCAGGCGCTGGCCGAGGAGCTGAAGGCCGACGGGGTGACGGTCAACGCCGTGCTGCCCTCGATCATCGACACCCCCACGAACCGCGCCGACATGCCGGACGCGGACTTCTCGGCCTGGGTGGCGCCGGACGACCTGGCCGCCGTGATCCTGTTCCTGGCGAGCGAGGCGGCCAGCGCGGTGACGGGCGCCCTGATGCCGGTGACCGGCCGCGTCTGA
- a CDS encoding acetyl-CoA C-acetyltransferase has protein sequence MAEAYIVAATRTAGGRKGGRVRGWHPADLGAVVLNELMDRTGVDPAAVEDVVMGCVMQVGEQSTNIARNAVLASKLPESVPATSVDRQCGSSQQALQFAAQAVMSGTMDVVIASGVESMTRVPMGLSVSLAAKEGFGVPKSPRMEERYPNIQFSQFMGAEMVAEKYGLTKDQLDEFGYQSHQRAIAATQGGAFKDEIVAIDGLDAEGNTVRHDVDEGIRFDVSLDGMKGVKLLREGGRITAATSSQICDGASGVMIVSEKALKEHNLTPMARIHHLSILGHDPVIMLEAPIPATERALKKAGMSVDDIDLYEVNEAFASVPVAYLQKLGVDPERMNVNGGAIALGHPLGASGTKLMTTLLYALQKRGKKYGLQTMCEGGGMANVTIVERL, from the coding sequence ATGGCCGAGGCCTATATCGTCGCCGCCACCCGGACCGCGGGCGGTCGCAAGGGCGGTCGCGTGCGGGGCTGGCACCCCGCCGACCTGGGCGCGGTGGTCCTGAACGAGCTGATGGACCGCACCGGCGTCGACCCGGCGGCCGTCGAGGACGTCGTGATGGGCTGCGTCATGCAGGTGGGCGAGCAGTCCACCAACATCGCCCGCAACGCGGTCCTGGCCTCCAAGCTGCCGGAAAGCGTGCCGGCCACTTCGGTCGACCGCCAGTGCGGCTCCTCGCAGCAGGCCCTCCAGTTCGCCGCCCAGGCCGTGATGAGCGGCACCATGGACGTGGTGATCGCCTCGGGCGTCGAGAGCATGACCCGCGTGCCCATGGGCCTGTCGGTGTCGCTGGCCGCCAAGGAAGGCTTCGGCGTGCCGAAGAGCCCGCGGATGGAGGAGCGCTACCCCAACATCCAGTTCAGCCAGTTCATGGGCGCCGAGATGGTCGCCGAGAAGTACGGCCTGACCAAGGACCAGCTGGACGAGTTCGGCTACCAGTCCCACCAGCGCGCCATCGCCGCGACCCAGGGCGGGGCGTTCAAGGACGAGATCGTCGCCATCGACGGCCTCGACGCCGAGGGCAACACCGTTCGCCATGACGTGGACGAGGGCATCCGCTTCGATGTCAGCCTCGACGGCATGAAGGGCGTGAAGCTGCTGCGCGAGGGCGGCCGGATCACGGCGGCCACCTCCAGCCAGATCTGCGACGGCGCCTCGGGCGTGATGATCGTCTCGGAGAAGGCGCTGAAGGAGCACAACCTCACGCCGATGGCCCGCATCCACCACCTGTCGATCCTGGGCCACGACCCGGTGATCATGCTGGAGGCGCCGATCCCGGCGACCGAGCGGGCGCTGAAGAAGGCCGGCATGTCCGTCGACGACATCGACCTCTACGAAGTCAACGAGGCCTTCGCCTCGGTGCCGGTGGCCTACCTCCAGAAGCTGGGCGTGGATCCCGAGCGGATGAACGTCAACGGCGGCGCCATCGCGCTGGGCCACCCGCTGGGCGCCTCTGGCACCAAGCTGATGACCACGCTGCTCTATGCCCTGCAGAAGCGCGGCAAGAAGTACGGCCTGCAGACGATGTGCGAAGGCGGCGGCATGGCCAACGTCACCATCGTCGAGCGGCTCTAG
- a CDS encoding GAF domain-containing protein, translating into MAEAFNEIVLPASKAERYAAVAEEIASVLDGEPNLVARMATVASMLANSFEHYFWTGFYVVDPAKGDELVVGPYQGTLGCLRIAFGRGVCGAAAATRQTQLVEDVHAFPGHIACDSRSASEIVVPVLDAGGELIAVFDVDSETKAAFDSTDREWLERILSETFARGVAKG; encoded by the coding sequence ATGGCCGAAGCCTTCAACGAGATCGTCCTGCCCGCCTCGAAGGCGGAGCGCTACGCCGCCGTCGCCGAGGAGATCGCCTCGGTCCTGGACGGCGAGCCCAACCTCGTCGCGCGGATGGCGACGGTCGCCTCGATGCTGGCGAACAGCTTCGAGCACTACTTCTGGACCGGCTTCTACGTGGTCGATCCGGCGAAGGGGGACGAGCTGGTGGTGGGGCCCTACCAGGGCACCCTGGGCTGCCTCCGCATCGCCTTCGGCCGGGGGGTCTGCGGGGCGGCGGCCGCGACGCGGCAGACCCAGCTTGTCGAGGACGTGCACGCCTTCCCGGGCCACATCGCCTGCGACAGCCGCTCGGCCAGCGAGATCGTCGTGCCGGTGCTGGACGCCGGCGGCGAGCTGATCGCGGTGTTCGACGTGGATTCCGAGACGAAGGCCGCCTTCGATTCTACCGACCGGGAATGGCTGGAACGCATACTCTCGGAGACCTTCGCCAGAGGCGTCGCGAAGGGGTGA